A genomic segment from Thermotoga neapolitana DSM 4359 encodes:
- the rpsE gene encoding 30S ribosomal protein S5, which yields MREIQYEEFEEKIIEIRRTSKVTKGGKNLSFRVVAIVGNKNGKVGLGIGKAREVPEAIRKAIADAKKNVIEVPVINGTIPHEVIGRQDASRVLLKPAAPGTGIIAGGTVRAVVELAGIQNILTKALGSTNPLNLAMATINGLKELLDPRKVAKLRDITVEEVYRGVRREGNA from the coding sequence ATGAGGGAGATCCAATACGAAGAATTTGAAGAAAAGATAATAGAGATCAGAAGAACTTCCAAGGTTACAAAAGGTGGAAAAAATCTCAGTTTCAGAGTGGTTGCTATTGTTGGAAACAAAAACGGTAAAGTTGGTCTTGGTATAGGCAAGGCCCGAGAGGTTCCAGAAGCCATCAGAAAGGCGATTGCCGATGCAAAAAAGAACGTTATAGAAGTTCCCGTTATCAATGGAACGATTCCCCACGAAGTGATCGGAAGACAGGATGCTTCCAGAGTTCTTCTGAAACCCGCTGCGCCGGGTACGGGTATCATAGCGGGTGGAACAGTTCGAGCGGTCGTTGAACTTGCTGGAATTCAAAACATTCTCACGAAGGCACTCGGTTCTACGAATCCGCTGAACCTGGCGATGGCCACGATAAACGGATTGAAAGAACTTCTCGATCCAAGAAAGGTAGCAAAACTCAGAGACATCACAGTCGAAGAGGTGTACAGAGGTGTAAGGAGGGAGGGCAATGCCTAA
- the rplP gene encoding 50S ribosomal protein L16, with product MLMPRRVKYRKQQRGRMKGKAKGGTLVQFGEWGLKALEPAWITAQQIEACRIAMMRVMKRAGKIWIRIFPDKPYTKKPAESRMGKGKGNVEGWVAVVKPGKILFEIAGVDEETAHEALRYAASKLPIATKVVPRHHIGGEAV from the coding sequence ATGTTGATGCCAAGAAGGGTCAAATACAGAAAACAACAGAGAGGAAGAATGAAAGGAAAGGCAAAGGGAGGAACGCTCGTTCAGTTTGGTGAGTGGGGCCTCAAGGCGCTTGAGCCGGCCTGGATAACGGCCCAGCAAATAGAAGCCTGCAGAATAGCGATGATGAGGGTTATGAAAAGAGCCGGAAAGATCTGGATAAGAATATTCCCCGACAAACCTTACACGAAGAAACCCGCTGAATCCAGGATGGGTAAAGGAAAGGGTAACGTGGAAGGTTGGGTCGCCGTTGTGAAACCTGGAAAGATTCTCTTTGAAATAGCCGGGGTCGACGAAGAAACAGCCCATGAAGCCCTCAGATACGCTGCCAGCAAGTTGCCGATAGCCACGAAAGTAGTACCCCGTCACCACATTGGGGGTGAGGCAGTATGA
- the rplV gene encoding 50S ribosomal protein L22: MKLQIPRNGLKRSLFHKKRKELLDSLPKIEARAVAKYIRISPRKARAVANTIRGKSVEEAFRILAFSPKKAARIIEKVLRSAVANAENNFGLDAANLYVAECYVNDGPRLKRIWPRGRGRADIIKKRMSHITVVVRDRTREEEYRKALEELEKRISSEE; the protein is encoded by the coding sequence ATGAAACTCCAGATACCAAGGAACGGACTGAAGCGTTCTCTTTTCCATAAAAAAAGAAAGGAACTTCTGGATTCTCTTCCAAAGATAGAGGCCAGAGCTGTTGCAAAATACATCCGCATTTCTCCAAGAAAGGCGAGGGCTGTTGCGAACACGATAAGAGGAAAGTCCGTTGAAGAGGCGTTCAGAATACTCGCCTTCTCACCGAAGAAGGCTGCCAGGATCATCGAAAAAGTCCTGAGATCGGCTGTTGCGAACGCCGAAAACAACTTCGGACTCGATGCTGCCAATCTTTATGTTGCCGAGTGTTATGTGAACGATGGGCCAAGACTGAAGAGAATCTGGCCCAGGGGACGAGGAAGGGCGGACATAATCAAAAAGAGAATGTCCCATATCACCGTCGTTGTAAGAGACCGCACCAGAGAAGAAGAGTACAGAAAGGCTTTGGAAGAACTGGAAAAAAGGATATCATCAGAAGAGTGA
- the rplN gene encoding 50S ribosomal protein L14: MIQQETYLNVADNSGAKKLRVIRVLGGFHKKYGTVGDIVVCSVRDAIPNSDVKKGDVVRAVIVRTKKEIRRSDGTYIRFDDNAAVLIDKFNAPRGTRIFGPVARELREKGFMKIVSLAPEVW; the protein is encoded by the coding sequence ATGATCCAGCAGGAAACCTATCTCAACGTGGCTGACAACTCCGGGGCCAAAAAACTCAGAGTGATAAGAGTTCTTGGTGGTTTTCACAAGAAGTACGGAACGGTTGGGGACATCGTTGTATGTTCTGTCAGGGACGCTATTCCCAACTCCGATGTGAAGAAGGGAGACGTAGTAAGGGCTGTCATCGTGAGAACAAAGAAAGAGATCAGAAGAAGCGATGGTACCTACATCAGATTCGATGACAACGCTGCTGTTCTGATCGACAAGTTCAATGCCCCAAGGGGAACGAGAATATTCGGACCCGTTGCGAGAGAACTTCGTGAAAAAGGTTTCATGAAAATCGTATCTCTTGCACCAGAAGTTTGGTGA
- the rpmD gene encoding 50S ribosomal protein L30, with translation MPKKLKIKLVKSPIGYPWDQKDTVKRLGLRRMNQVVIKDDCPQIRGMIRKVRHLVEVEEVEEGGNEA, from the coding sequence ATGCCTAAGAAGTTGAAAATAAAACTTGTGAAAAGTCCCATTGGCTATCCCTGGGATCAAAAAGACACGGTGAAGAGGCTGGGGCTCAGAAGGATGAATCAGGTGGTTATCAAAGACGATTGCCCGCAGATTAGGGGAATGATAAGAAAAGTAAGGCACCTCGTAGAGGTGGAAGAGGTCGAGGAAGGGGGTAACGAAGCATGA
- the rpsC gene encoding 30S ribosomal protein S3 translates to MGQKVHPRGFRLGLSADWQAKWFNEKNYKEWLLEDEEIRKIIKNKYYHAGISEIYIERPDAERVNITVKTARPGIIIGRKGAEITSLREELEKRFNRRMVINIEEIKTPELDAQLVAESIASRIEKRASYKVAMKRAIMNAMRKGAQGIKVMVAGRLGGAEIARREWYLRGRLPLQKIKAIIDYGTAVAWTKYGTIGVKVWIYKGDADI, encoded by the coding sequence GTGGGTCAGAAGGTGCATCCTCGAGGATTCAGGCTCGGGCTGAGCGCCGATTGGCAGGCAAAATGGTTCAACGAAAAAAATTACAAAGAATGGCTTCTTGAGGATGAAGAGATCAGAAAGATAATAAAGAACAAGTACTACCACGCCGGAATCAGTGAAATATACATAGAAAGACCCGACGCTGAAAGGGTCAACATCACGGTGAAAACCGCAAGACCTGGTATCATCATAGGAAGGAAGGGAGCAGAGATTACAAGCCTGAGAGAAGAACTGGAGAAGAGGTTCAACAGAAGGATGGTCATCAACATCGAAGAAATAAAAACGCCCGAGCTCGATGCACAGCTTGTCGCCGAATCCATTGCTTCCCGTATAGAAAAGAGGGCATCGTACAAAGTGGCCATGAAGAGGGCTATCATGAACGCAATGAGGAAGGGTGCCCAGGGAATAAAGGTGATGGTTGCCGGAAGACTTGGTGGGGCGGAAATAGCAAGGAGAGAGTGGTACCTCAGAGGAAGACTGCCCCTTCAGAAGATAAAGGCAATAATAGACTACGGAACGGCTGTTGCCTGGACGAAATACGGAACCATTGGTGTCAAGGTGTGGATTTACAAAGGAGACGCTGATATTTAA
- the rpsJ gene encoding 30S ribosomal protein S10, with translation MPGQRIRIKLKAYDHELLDESAKKIVEVAKSTNSKVSGPIPLPTERTLYCVLRSPMKHKDSREHFEKRVHKRLIDIIDPSPKTIDALMRINLPAGVDVEIKL, from the coding sequence ATGCCTGGACAGAGGATAAGGATAAAACTCAAAGCTTATGACCACGAACTGCTAGATGAGTCGGCAAAAAAGATCGTCGAAGTTGCAAAATCAACAAACTCCAAGGTGTCCGGTCCAATTCCTCTCCCAACGGAGCGGACGCTTTACTGTGTGTTGAGATCTCCTATGAAGCACAAAGACTCCAGAGAACACTTTGAGAAGAGAGTGCACAAGAGACTCATAGACATTATAGACCCGTCTCCAAAAACCATTGATGCCCTGATGAGGATAAACCTCCCAGCAGGTGTCGACGTTGAGATCAAACTGTAA
- the rplF gene encoding 50S ribosomal protein L6, translated as MSRLAKKPINIPQGVTVEVNDGTVKVRGPKGELTQDFLPYVKIEIEDGKVWIRPNEAQVRRKSDWRKVKMFQGTYWSLIRNMVIGVTEGYKKELEIVGIGYRAQLQGNTLVMNLGYAHPVVYEIPSDVKVEVPAPNRIVVSGIDKQRVGQVAAEIRAFRPPNVYTGKGIRYVGEVVRQKEGKKA; from the coding sequence ATGTCTCGACTCGCAAAAAAGCCTATAAACATTCCCCAGGGTGTCACTGTGGAAGTAAACGATGGTACCGTTAAAGTGAGAGGCCCCAAGGGGGAACTGACACAAGACTTTCTTCCTTATGTGAAGATAGAAATTGAAGATGGAAAGGTATGGATAAGGCCAAACGAAGCTCAAGTCAGGAGAAAGTCCGACTGGAGAAAAGTGAAGATGTTCCAGGGGACTTACTGGTCTCTCATCAGGAACATGGTGATCGGTGTAACAGAAGGTTACAAAAAAGAGCTCGAAATAGTGGGAATAGGTTACAGGGCCCAACTCCAGGGAAATACCCTTGTAATGAACCTTGGTTATGCACACCCTGTCGTCTACGAGATTCCGAGCGATGTGAAGGTAGAAGTTCCGGCACCGAACAGAATCGTTGTCTCCGGCATAGACAAACAGAGGGTAGGACAGGTGGCGGCCGAGATAAGAGCGTTCAGACCACCGAACGTTTACACCGGCAAGGGTATCAGGTACGTTGGTGAAGTGGTGAGACAGAAGGAAGGTAAGAAAGCATAA
- a CDS encoding type Z 30S ribosomal protein S14 — translation MAKKAMIERWKKPKKYKVREYTRCHICGRPRAVYREFGLCRVCFRKLALEGKLPGVRKASW, via the coding sequence ATGGCCAAGAAAGCGATGATAGAAAGATGGAAGAAACCCAAAAAATACAAGGTTCGTGAATACACCAGATGCCACATCTGTGGACGTCCAAGGGCAGTTTATCGAGAATTCGGCCTGTGCAGGGTTTGCTTTAGAAAACTTGCTCTGGAAGGAAAGCTCCCTGGTGTTCGGAAGGCAAGCTGGTAA
- the rpmC gene encoding 50S ribosomal protein L29 — MKASELRNYTDEELRNLLEEKKRQLMELRFQLAMGQLKNTSLIKLTKRDIARIKTILRERELGIRR, encoded by the coding sequence ATGAAGGCTTCTGAACTCAGAAATTACACAGACGAAGAACTCAGAAATCTTCTCGAAGAGAAGAAGAGACAGTTGATGGAGTTGAGGTTCCAGCTGGCCATGGGGCAGTTAAAAAATACATCTCTCATAAAACTGACAAAAAGGGATATCGCACGGATAAAGACCATACTGAGAGAAAGGGAGCTAGGTATAAGGAGGTGA
- the rplR gene encoding 50S ribosomal protein L18: MIKKESRNERRIRRHRRVRKKVFGTPERPRLCVFRSNKHIYAQIIDDTIGHTLVSASTLDPELREKLQKTWNIEAAKEVGLLIGKRAIEKGIKKVVFDRGGYKYHGRVKALADGAREAGLEF, from the coding sequence ATGATAAAGAAGGAGTCCAGGAACGAGCGAAGAATCAGAAGACACAGGAGAGTCAGAAAGAAGGTCTTTGGCACTCCCGAAAGACCCAGACTCTGTGTGTTCAGAAGTAACAAGCACATATACGCTCAGATCATAGACGACACGATAGGGCATACCCTTGTTTCCGCCTCAACGCTCGACCCTGAACTCAGGGAAAAACTTCAGAAAACATGGAACATCGAGGCAGCAAAAGAGGTTGGGCTTCTCATAGGAAAAAGAGCCATCGAGAAGGGAATAAAGAAAGTCGTGTTTGATCGGGGAGGATACAAGTATCACGGTAGGGTCAAGGCCCTGGCGGATGGTGCCAGAGAAGCTGGACTCGAATTCTAA
- the rplD gene encoding 50S ribosomal protein L4 yields the protein MAQVDLLNVKGEKVGTLEISDFVFNIDPNYDVMWRYVDMQLSNRRAGTASTKTRGEVSGGGRKPWPQKHTGRARHGSIRSPIWRHGGVAHGPKPRDWSKKLNKKMKRLALRSALSVKYRENKLLVLEDLKLERPKTKSLKEILQNLDLADKKALIVLPWKEEGYVNVKLSGKNLPNVKVIIADNPNNSKNGEKAVRIDGLNVFDMLKYDYLILTRDMVAKIEEVLGNEARKALTA from the coding sequence ATGGCTCAGGTGGATCTTCTCAATGTGAAGGGAGAGAAAGTTGGAACTCTTGAAATCAGTGATTTCGTCTTCAACATCGATCCTAACTACGACGTGATGTGGCGATACGTGGACATGCAGCTCTCCAACAGGAGAGCAGGTACCGCTTCCACAAAGACAAGAGGAGAGGTTTCCGGAGGCGGTCGAAAACCATGGCCGCAGAAACACACGGGAAGAGCCAGACACGGATCCATAAGATCTCCTATCTGGAGACACGGAGGAGTTGCCCACGGTCCAAAGCCCAGAGACTGGAGTAAGAAACTCAATAAGAAGATGAAGAGACTCGCTCTCCGTTCTGCGCTGTCTGTCAAGTACAGAGAGAACAAACTTCTGGTGCTCGAAGATCTAAAACTTGAAAGGCCAAAAACAAAATCTTTAAAAGAAATCCTTCAGAACCTTGACCTTGCTGACAAGAAGGCGTTGATCGTTCTACCCTGGAAAGAAGAGGGTTATGTCAATGTGAAACTCTCTGGAAAGAATCTTCCAAACGTAAAAGTGATAATAGCGGACAATCCCAACAACAGTAAAAACGGTGAAAAAGCCGTAAGGATAGATGGTCTCAACGTTTTTGACATGCTCAAGTATGACTATCTGATTCTCACCAGGGATATGGTTGCTAAGATAGAGGAGGTGCTCGGAAATGAAGCAAGAAAAGCTCTCACTGCATGA
- the rplC gene encoding 50S ribosomal protein L3, with translation MKMIIGRKIGMTRVFIGNEAVPVTVIKAGPCVVVQKKTVETDGYNAVQLGFEKAKKVNKPLAGHFKKFGVEPMRVLREFRVDNPDEYEPGQVIKVDIFEKGEYVDVTGWSKGRGFAGAMKRWGFSGGPKSHGSKFHRELGSVGQHTEPAKIWKGKKMPGRYGNERVTVRNLQVVDVDPENDLIAVKGGVPGARGGLVLIRSAKAPKK, from the coding sequence ATGAAGATGATAATAGGAAGAAAAATCGGTATGACAAGGGTTTTTATCGGTAATGAAGCGGTCCCGGTTACCGTCATAAAAGCCGGGCCCTGTGTTGTCGTGCAGAAGAAAACAGTTGAAACGGATGGTTACAACGCCGTACAACTTGGATTTGAGAAAGCAAAAAAAGTGAACAAGCCCCTTGCTGGTCACTTCAAAAAATTCGGTGTTGAACCGATGAGAGTGCTCAGAGAATTTAGGGTGGACAACCCCGACGAGTACGAACCTGGTCAGGTTATAAAGGTCGATATATTCGAAAAAGGCGAATACGTGGATGTCACCGGCTGGTCCAAGGGAAGAGGATTCGCGGGAGCAATGAAAAGATGGGGGTTTAGTGGAGGTCCAAAAAGCCATGGTTCCAAATTCCATAGAGAACTCGGTTCTGTAGGTCAGCACACCGAACCTGCGAAGATATGGAAAGGCAAGAAGATGCCGGGAAGATATGGAAACGAAAGGGTAACTGTTAGAAACCTGCAGGTTGTAGATGTCGATCCAGAAAACGATCTGATAGCGGTCAAAGGTGGTGTCCCTGGAGCGAGGGGCGGGCTCGTTTTGATAAGGAGCGCCAAGGCCCCGAAAAAGTAA
- the rpsS gene encoding 30S ribosomal protein S19 has protein sequence MGRSKKKGPYVDRKLLEKIRKLNETGEKKVIKTWSRASMIIPEMVGHTIAVYNGMKHIPVYITENMIGHRLGEFAPTRRFGGHADKKAKKGELKK, from the coding sequence ATGGGTCGTTCCAAGAAAAAGGGCCCCTATGTAGATAGAAAACTTCTGGAAAAGATAAGAAAACTCAACGAAACTGGAGAAAAGAAGGTCATAAAGACCTGGAGCAGAGCTTCAATGATCATTCCAGAAATGGTCGGACATACGATAGCCGTTTACAACGGTATGAAGCACATACCTGTTTACATTACGGAAAACATGATAGGACACAGACTGGGAGAGTTCGCTCCAACCAGAAGGTTTGGGGGTCATGCCGATAAAAAAGCCAAAAAAGGCGAGTTGAAGAAGTGA
- the rplE gene encoding 50S ribosomal protein L5 encodes MRFEYVPLKEKYEKEIVPALMKEFNYKNIHQVPKLVKIVVNMGIGEGSRNYDIIERHANELAKITGQKPVVTRARKSISNFKIRKGMPIGLKVTLRKAMMYNFLYKLINIVLPKVRDFRGLDPNSFDGRGNYSFGLSEQLVFPELSPDEVRRIQGMDITIVTTAKTDQEARRLLELFGMPFKKG; translated from the coding sequence ATGAGATTCGAATACGTTCCTCTGAAAGAAAAGTATGAAAAGGAAATTGTTCCGGCTTTGATGAAGGAGTTCAACTACAAGAACATTCATCAGGTGCCCAAACTGGTCAAGATCGTTGTTAACATGGGAATCGGTGAAGGATCCAGAAACTACGATATCATAGAAAGACATGCAAACGAACTTGCAAAGATCACCGGGCAAAAGCCCGTTGTTACCAGGGCAAGAAAAAGCATATCCAACTTCAAGATAAGAAAGGGAATGCCCATAGGTCTCAAGGTTACTCTCAGAAAAGCCATGATGTACAACTTTCTCTACAAACTCATAAACATCGTTCTTCCAAAGGTGAGAGACTTCAGGGGACTGGATCCGAACTCTTTCGATGGAAGAGGAAACTACTCCTTTGGCCTCTCTGAACAGCTGGTGTTTCCAGAACTAAGCCCCGATGAAGTGAGAAGGATTCAGGGAATGGACATAACCATAGTCACAACTGCCAAGACGGACCAGGAAGCCAGAAGACTGCTTGAACTCTTTGGAATGCCTTTCAAGAAAGGATAA
- the rpsH gene encoding 30S ribosomal protein S8 has protein sequence MWSDPIADMLTRIRNANMVFKEYTDIPASNLKRKICEILKREGFIADYKYIEDGKQGILRVYLKYKGGRKNRERVIHGIVRVSHAGRRVYVDKDHIPKVKNGLGIAILTTSKGVLTDKEARQLGVGGEVIAYVW, from the coding sequence GTGTGGAGTGACCCAATCGCCGATATGCTAACGAGGATCAGAAATGCAAACATGGTTTTCAAAGAATACACCGACATACCCGCTTCTAATCTCAAAAGGAAGATATGTGAAATCTTGAAGAGGGAAGGTTTCATAGCCGATTACAAATACATCGAAGATGGCAAACAGGGTATACTGAGAGTTTATCTCAAATACAAAGGCGGCAGGAAAAACAGAGAAAGGGTTATCCATGGGATTGTCAGGGTTTCTCATGCAGGAAGAAGAGTCTACGTTGACAAAGACCATATACCCAAGGTGAAGAACGGTCTTGGAATAGCCATACTCACAACTTCTAAGGGTGTTCTCACGGACAAAGAAGCACGTCAGCTTGGAGTCGGTGGAGAAGTAATCGCTTACGTCTGGTGA
- the rplW gene encoding 50S ribosomal protein L23, with protein sequence MKQEKLSLHDVLVRPIITEKALRLREQRKYVFEVNPLANKNQIKEAVEKIFNVKVDKVNVINMKPKPKRRGIFEGRTRSWKKAVVTLKEGYTIKELEGEH encoded by the coding sequence ATGAAGCAAGAAAAGCTCTCACTGCATGATGTGCTGGTCAGACCCATAATCACAGAAAAGGCTCTCAGACTTCGCGAGCAGAGGAAATATGTCTTTGAGGTGAACCCTCTTGCGAACAAGAACCAGATAAAAGAGGCCGTGGAGAAGATATTCAACGTCAAGGTGGATAAGGTCAACGTCATCAACATGAAGCCCAAACCGAAGAGAAGGGGAATATTCGAAGGAAGGACCCGCAGCTGGAAGAAGGCAGTGGTGACTCTCAAAGAAGGCTATACCATTAAAGAACTGGAAGGCGAACACTGA
- the rpsQ gene encoding 30S ribosomal protein S17, whose translation MPRKRMIGVVVSDKMDKTVVVAVERHVQHPLYKKYIKRTKKYHAHDEKNECRVGDVVEIEETRPLSKTKRWRVVKIIKRFEPERILKEEEEVQDELEEIEGEVVEEKGGAES comes from the coding sequence ATGCCCAGGAAACGAATGATAGGTGTAGTTGTGAGCGATAAAATGGATAAAACAGTCGTTGTGGCAGTAGAAAGACACGTGCAGCATCCCCTCTATAAAAAATACATCAAGAGAACCAAAAAGTACCACGCTCACGATGAGAAGAACGAATGCAGAGTAGGGGACGTTGTTGAAATAGAAGAAACCAGACCTCTCAGCAAGACCAAAAGATGGAGAGTTGTGAAGATCATAAAGAGGTTTGAACCTGAGAGAATCCTGAAGGAAGAAGAGGAAGTTCAGGACGAACTTGAAGAAATCGAAGGGGAAGTGGTTGAGGAAAAAGGAGGGGCTGAGTCATGA
- the rplX gene encoding 50S ribosomal protein L24 codes for MRMRIKKGDLVEVISGKDKGKRGKVLRVLPKEDKVIVEGVNMVKRHQRPIPQLREGGIIEREAPIYACKVMVVCPACDKRTRVGYRFTEDGKKVRYCKKCGEIIDKD; via the coding sequence ATGAGGATGAGGATAAAAAAGGGAGATCTGGTTGAGGTAATCTCCGGGAAAGATAAAGGTAAGAGAGGAAAGGTGCTCAGGGTTTTGCCGAAGGAGGACAAGGTGATAGTCGAGGGTGTGAACATGGTAAAGAGGCACCAGAGACCCATTCCACAGCTTCGAGAAGGTGGAATCATAGAGAGAGAAGCACCAATTTATGCCTGCAAAGTTATGGTTGTCTGTCCCGCCTGTGACAAGAGAACAAGGGTGGGATACAGGTTTACCGAAGATGGAAAAAAGGTGAGATACTGTAAGAAGTGTGGTGAGATCATTGACAAAGACTGA
- the rplO gene encoding 50S ribosomal protein L15 produces MRLEDLRPTPGSMKKRKRVGRGPGSGHGKTSGRGHKGQKARGTGKVHPWFEGGQTPLQRRLPKRGFKNINKKVYAVVNVKVLEEKFEANEEVTPAKLLERKIVKDMKDGIKILGDGELTKPLIVKAHAFSKSALEKIESVGGKAEVI; encoded by the coding sequence ATGAGGCTTGAGGATCTGAGGCCAACTCCTGGTTCGATGAAAAAGAGAAAGAGAGTGGGAAGAGGTCCGGGCTCTGGTCACGGAAAAACCAGTGGAAGAGGACACAAAGGACAGAAAGCAAGGGGAACAGGAAAGGTACATCCCTGGTTTGAAGGAGGGCAGACTCCTCTCCAGAGAAGGCTTCCAAAAAGAGGTTTCAAGAATATAAACAAGAAAGTTTACGCTGTTGTGAACGTCAAAGTGCTCGAGGAAAAGTTTGAGGCAAACGAGGAAGTTACTCCCGCAAAACTCCTTGAAAGGAAAATCGTAAAGGATATGAAGGATGGAATAAAGATACTCGGAGACGGAGAACTCACCAAACCTCTCATAGTCAAGGCACACGCCTTCAGCAAGAGTGCACTGGAGAAGATAGAAAGCGTCGGTGGTAAGGCTGAGGTGATATAA
- the rplB gene encoding 50S ribosomal protein L2, which yields MGLKRFKPVTPGRRFMVISDFSDITKTEPEKSLLAPLKKTGGRNHHGRITVRHRGGGHKRRYRIIDFKRYDKAGIPAKVLAIEYDPNRSARIALLLYADGEKRYILAPKGIKVGDTLMSGSDAEIKPGNALPLEKIPVGTLVHNVEFTPGKGGQIARAAGTYCQIMAKEGDYALLRMPSGELRKVHIKCYATVGVVGNEDHKNEVHGKAGRVRWLGRRPHVRGVAMNPVDHPHGGGEGRGKGHHPTSPWGLPTKGYKTRRGKRPSDKFIVRRRNEV from the coding sequence ATGGGACTCAAAAGATTCAAACCAGTTACCCCGGGCAGGCGTTTCATGGTAATCTCCGATTTTTCTGACATCACGAAAACAGAACCGGAAAAATCTTTGCTTGCGCCTCTCAAAAAGACCGGTGGAAGGAACCACCACGGAAGAATTACGGTAAGACACAGAGGTGGCGGACACAAGAGAAGGTACAGGATCATAGATTTCAAAAGGTACGACAAAGCAGGCATTCCAGCAAAAGTTCTGGCCATCGAATACGATCCAAACAGATCCGCAAGAATTGCCCTTCTCCTCTACGCAGATGGAGAAAAGAGGTACATTCTCGCTCCAAAAGGAATAAAAGTTGGAGATACACTCATGAGTGGTTCTGATGCAGAGATAAAGCCCGGGAACGCTTTGCCACTGGAAAAGATCCCTGTTGGAACACTCGTGCACAATGTTGAGTTCACTCCTGGAAAAGGAGGACAGATCGCAAGAGCAGCCGGGACTTACTGTCAGATCATGGCAAAAGAAGGAGATTACGCTCTTCTTAGAATGCCATCTGGCGAGCTGAGAAAGGTACATATCAAATGTTACGCAACGGTGGGTGTTGTTGGTAACGAAGATCACAAGAACGAAGTCCACGGAAAAGCAGGAAGGGTAAGGTGGCTTGGCAGAAGGCCTCATGTCAGAGGTGTTGCCATGAACCCGGTGGATCATCCACACGGTGGTGGTGAAGGAAGAGGTAAAGGACACCATCCAACCAGTCCATGGGGTCTGCCCACCAAGGGTTACAAGACAAGACGCGGAAAGAGACCTTCTGACAAATTCATTGTCAGAAGAAGAAACGAGGTATAA